In Mobula hypostoma chromosome 10, sMobHyp1.1, whole genome shotgun sequence, a single genomic region encodes these proteins:
- the leap2 gene encoding liver-expressed antimicrobial peptide 2, with amino-acid sequence METRGWKTGLFIAFVTLLLICPMFGSMPIHKEGYQRSPFLRRFSRNTPFWRIVSSSKPIQALCQSDYECSTKTCRDRRCTHSKFVS; translated from the exons ATGGAAACTAGGGGTTGGAAGACAGGACTATTcattgcatttgttactttattGTTGATTTGTCCTATG TTTGGTTCAATGCCCATCCATAAGGAAGGTTATCAGAGATCCCCATTTCTTAGACGTTTTTCACGGAACACTCCTTTCTGGAGGATTGTCAGTAGCAGTAAACCCATTCAAGCCCTCTGTCAGAGTGACTATGAGTGCAGCACAAAAACTTGCAG GGACAGGCGCTGTACACATTCTAAATTTGTGTCCTGA